Proteins found in one Asterias rubens chromosome 12, eAstRub1.3, whole genome shotgun sequence genomic segment:
- the LOC117297403 gene encoding transcription factor RFX3-like isoform X1 — protein sequence MATETFKMQAISATTQQQQISAPTIITTHQAQHQPSTQTIQAQQFVQVAAPVTEPVKDVPSAGTTVTLQTIPVSQSSQQSIYQGPVQYVDGTDHTSSIYANGAMANYPYSEATTMYTQATPAGGATYYSSGQALASGPLGSIQTIGGSNMSVGGTTIVGGNIIGGNLLGGPQLITQQGNTYLLQGHTMDGNGHPLTHTTRASPATVRPLVQWLLDNYECAEGVSLPRSTLFNHYMRHCQEHKIDPVNAASFGKLIRSVFLGLRTRRLGTRGNSKYHYYGIRIKSSSPLNQYQEESGHTAMRQQPINSAKRFKPSPIGSKQDGTEGGGSISGTAAQDPVQTQTQQHQQFLGDASLALPDFTELKFGTTPLPDGVTHDDVKAFQSLYREHCEAILDVVVNLQFALIEALWQTFWRNPPTDAQQNEVDVEKRLPKAKLISLCQTDPVQDYVKHYDHVLYQGLVEVLIPDVLRPIPSALTQSIRNFAKTLETWLKNSMTGIPQDMIGLKVGAVTAFAQTLRRYTSLNHLAQAARAVLQNTSQINQMLSDLNRVDFANVQEQASWVCQCDDQMVQRLEQDFKSTLQEQNSLEQWAAWLEGVVTEVLEPHENSPNFAKAARQFLLKWSFYSSMVIRDLTLRSAASFGSFHLIRLLYDEFMFYLIEHRVAAATGETPIAVMDKVDLVEPPLANSLPTTNSVNTIIINAPTPVANSAHKMVNNK from the exons ATGGCAACCGAGACGTTCAAGATGCAAGCTATCAGTGCCACAACCCAACAGCAGCAGATTTCAGCACCTACTATTATTACCACTCACCAGGCACAGCACCAGCCTAGCACACAGACCATACAGGCACAGCAGTTTGTACAAGTTGCAG cCCCAGTGACTGAGCCAGTGAAGGATGTCCCCTCAGCCGGTACCACAGTCACCCTACAGACGATTCCCGTCAGCCAGTCCTCCCAGCAAAGCATCTACCAAGGACCAGTGCAGTACGTAGACGGAACCGATCACACCAGTTCCATCTATGCTAACGGTGCTAT GGCAAACTATCCTTACAGTGAAGCTACAACGATGTACACCCAGGCCACCCCGGCCGGAGGGGCCACGTACTACTCATCAGGACAGGCTCTTGCCTCTGGACCACTTGGAAGCATCCAGACCATAGGAGGGTCCAACATGTCTGTGGGTGGTACCACTATCGTTGGAGGGAACATCATCGGAGGGAATCTACTGGGAGGGCCGCAACTCATCACGCAACAGGGGAATACGTATCTTTTACAAGGGCACACGATGGATGGAAACGGGCACCCTCTTACCCACACCACACGGGCATCACCCGCCACAGTAAGACCActg GTCCAGTGGTTGTTGGATAACTACGAGTGTGCAGAGGGTGTAAGTTTACCCCGAAGCACCCTCTTCAATCACTACATGAGGCACTGTCAGGAGCATAAGATCGACCCTGTCAATGCGGCCTCCTTTGGGAAGCTCATCCGCTCTGTGTTTCTTGGTCTGAGAACTAGAAGACTAGGAACAAG GGGGAACTCCAAATACCATTATTATGGGATCCGTATCAAGAGTTCGTCACCTCTCAATCAGTACCAGGAAGAGAGCGGCCACACAGCCATGAGACAGCAACCCATCAACTCTGCTAAGAG attcaagccatcTCCAATAGGCAGCAAACAAGACGGCACAGAGGGAGGGGGGTCGATAAGTGGGACAGCAGCCCAAGACCCAGTGCAGACTCAGACCCAGCAGCACCAGCAGTTCCTTGGGGATGCCTCTTTGGCTCTACCCGACTTCACCGAGCTCAAGTTTGGTACCACCCCTCTGCCAGATGGAGTAACGCATGATGATGTAAAAGCCTTCCAGAGCCTATACAGGGAACACTGTGAG GCAATCCTTGATGTGGTGGTCAACCTTCAGTTTGCGTTGATTGAAGCATTGTGGCAAACCTTCTGGAGAAATCCTCCCACCGATGCACAGCAGAA CGAGGTGGATGTAGAGAAAAGACTTCCAAAAGCCAAGCTGATTTCTTTATGTCAGACTGATCCAGTGCAGGACTATGTCAAACACTACGACCATGTATTATACCAGGGACTAGTCGAGGTACTAATACCGGATGTACTGCGcccaataccaa GTGCCTTGACGCAATCCATCCGTAACTTTGCAAAGACGTTAGAGACGTGGCTCAAGAACAGTATGACGGGCATTCCACAAGATATGATCGGCCTCAAG GTTGGGGCCGTGACAGCCTTTGCTCAAACCCTCCGCCGTTACACCTCACTCAATCACTTAGCCCAGGCAGCCAGAGCCGTTCTGCAGAACACCTCCCAGATCAACCAGATGCTCAGTGATCTCAACCGGGTGGACTTTGCAAATGTACAG GAACAAGCATCCTGGGTGTGCCAATGTGATGACCAGATGGTACAGCGTCTAGAGCAGGATTTCAAATCCACCCTACAGGAACAGAACTCACTGGAGCAGTGGGCCGCATGGCTAGAAGGGGTGGTCACAGAGGTCCTGGAGCCCCACGAGAACTCACCAAACTTTGCCAAGGCAGCTCGGCAGTTCTTACTCAAGTGGTCTTTTTACAG TTCCATGGTGATCCGTGACTTGACGCTGCGTAGTGCCGCAAGCTTTGGGTCGTTCCATTTAATACGTCTGCTCTACGATGAATTCATGTTCTACCTGATTGAGCATAGGGTGGCGGCAGCCACAGGAGAAACCCCTATTGCCGTAATGG ACAAAGTGGACCTGGTGGAACCACCCTTGGCCAACTCATTACCCACAACCAACAGTGTCAATACCATCATTATCAATGCTCCTACCCCTGTAGCTAACTCAGCGCACAAGATGGTCAACAACAAGTGA
- the LOC117297403 gene encoding transcription factor RFX3-like isoform X2, with protein MATETFKMQAISATTQQQQISAPTIITTHQAQHQPSTQTIQAQQFVQVAAPVTEPVKDVPSAGTTVTLQTIPVSQSSQQSIYQGPVQYVDGTDHTSSIYANGAMANYPYSEATTMYTQATPAGGATYYSSGQALASGPLGSIQTIGGSNMSVGGTTIVGGNIIGGNLLGGPQLITQQGNTYLLQGHTMDGNGHPLTHTTRASPATVQWLLDNYECAEGVSLPRSTLFNHYMRHCQEHKIDPVNAASFGKLIRSVFLGLRTRRLGTRGNSKYHYYGIRIKSSSPLNQYQEESGHTAMRQQPINSAKRFKPSPIGSKQDGTEGGGSISGTAAQDPVQTQTQQHQQFLGDASLALPDFTELKFGTTPLPDGVTHDDVKAFQSLYREHCEAILDVVVNLQFALIEALWQTFWRNPPTDAQQNEVDVEKRLPKAKLISLCQTDPVQDYVKHYDHVLYQGLVEVLIPDVLRPIPSALTQSIRNFAKTLETWLKNSMTGIPQDMIGLKVGAVTAFAQTLRRYTSLNHLAQAARAVLQNTSQINQMLSDLNRVDFANVQEQASWVCQCDDQMVQRLEQDFKSTLQEQNSLEQWAAWLEGVVTEVLEPHENSPNFAKAARQFLLKWSFYSSMVIRDLTLRSAASFGSFHLIRLLYDEFMFYLIEHRVAAATGETPIAVMDKVDLVEPPLANSLPTTNSVNTIIINAPTPVANSAHKMVNNK; from the exons ATGGCAACCGAGACGTTCAAGATGCAAGCTATCAGTGCCACAACCCAACAGCAGCAGATTTCAGCACCTACTATTATTACCACTCACCAGGCACAGCACCAGCCTAGCACACAGACCATACAGGCACAGCAGTTTGTACAAGTTGCAG cCCCAGTGACTGAGCCAGTGAAGGATGTCCCCTCAGCCGGTACCACAGTCACCCTACAGACGATTCCCGTCAGCCAGTCCTCCCAGCAAAGCATCTACCAAGGACCAGTGCAGTACGTAGACGGAACCGATCACACCAGTTCCATCTATGCTAACGGTGCTAT GGCAAACTATCCTTACAGTGAAGCTACAACGATGTACACCCAGGCCACCCCGGCCGGAGGGGCCACGTACTACTCATCAGGACAGGCTCTTGCCTCTGGACCACTTGGAAGCATCCAGACCATAGGAGGGTCCAACATGTCTGTGGGTGGTACCACTATCGTTGGAGGGAACATCATCGGAGGGAATCTACTGGGAGGGCCGCAACTCATCACGCAACAGGGGAATACGTATCTTTTACAAGGGCACACGATGGATGGAAACGGGCACCCTCTTACCCACACCACACGGGCATCACCCGCCACA GTCCAGTGGTTGTTGGATAACTACGAGTGTGCAGAGGGTGTAAGTTTACCCCGAAGCACCCTCTTCAATCACTACATGAGGCACTGTCAGGAGCATAAGATCGACCCTGTCAATGCGGCCTCCTTTGGGAAGCTCATCCGCTCTGTGTTTCTTGGTCTGAGAACTAGAAGACTAGGAACAAG GGGGAACTCCAAATACCATTATTATGGGATCCGTATCAAGAGTTCGTCACCTCTCAATCAGTACCAGGAAGAGAGCGGCCACACAGCCATGAGACAGCAACCCATCAACTCTGCTAAGAG attcaagccatcTCCAATAGGCAGCAAACAAGACGGCACAGAGGGAGGGGGGTCGATAAGTGGGACAGCAGCCCAAGACCCAGTGCAGACTCAGACCCAGCAGCACCAGCAGTTCCTTGGGGATGCCTCTTTGGCTCTACCCGACTTCACCGAGCTCAAGTTTGGTACCACCCCTCTGCCAGATGGAGTAACGCATGATGATGTAAAAGCCTTCCAGAGCCTATACAGGGAACACTGTGAG GCAATCCTTGATGTGGTGGTCAACCTTCAGTTTGCGTTGATTGAAGCATTGTGGCAAACCTTCTGGAGAAATCCTCCCACCGATGCACAGCAGAA CGAGGTGGATGTAGAGAAAAGACTTCCAAAAGCCAAGCTGATTTCTTTATGTCAGACTGATCCAGTGCAGGACTATGTCAAACACTACGACCATGTATTATACCAGGGACTAGTCGAGGTACTAATACCGGATGTACTGCGcccaataccaa GTGCCTTGACGCAATCCATCCGTAACTTTGCAAAGACGTTAGAGACGTGGCTCAAGAACAGTATGACGGGCATTCCACAAGATATGATCGGCCTCAAG GTTGGGGCCGTGACAGCCTTTGCTCAAACCCTCCGCCGTTACACCTCACTCAATCACTTAGCCCAGGCAGCCAGAGCCGTTCTGCAGAACACCTCCCAGATCAACCAGATGCTCAGTGATCTCAACCGGGTGGACTTTGCAAATGTACAG GAACAAGCATCCTGGGTGTGCCAATGTGATGACCAGATGGTACAGCGTCTAGAGCAGGATTTCAAATCCACCCTACAGGAACAGAACTCACTGGAGCAGTGGGCCGCATGGCTAGAAGGGGTGGTCACAGAGGTCCTGGAGCCCCACGAGAACTCACCAAACTTTGCCAAGGCAGCTCGGCAGTTCTTACTCAAGTGGTCTTTTTACAG TTCCATGGTGATCCGTGACTTGACGCTGCGTAGTGCCGCAAGCTTTGGGTCGTTCCATTTAATACGTCTGCTCTACGATGAATTCATGTTCTACCTGATTGAGCATAGGGTGGCGGCAGCCACAGGAGAAACCCCTATTGCCGTAATGG ACAAAGTGGACCTGGTGGAACCACCCTTGGCCAACTCATTACCCACAACCAACAGTGTCAATACCATCATTATCAATGCTCCTACCCCTGTAGCTAACTCAGCGCACAAGATGGTCAACAACAAGTGA
- the LOC117297403 gene encoding transcription factor RFX3-like isoform X3: protein MATETFKMQAISATTQQQQISAPTIITTHQAQHQPSTQTIQAQQFVQVAAPVTEPVKDVPSAGTTVTLQTIPVSQSSQQSIYQGPVQYVDGTDHTSSIYANGAIEATTMYTQATPAGGATYYSSGQALASGPLGSIQTIGGSNMSVGGTTIVGGNIIGGNLLGGPQLITQQGNTYLLQGHTMDGNGHPLTHTTRASPATVRPLVQWLLDNYECAEGVSLPRSTLFNHYMRHCQEHKIDPVNAASFGKLIRSVFLGLRTRRLGTRGNSKYHYYGIRIKSSSPLNQYQEESGHTAMRQQPINSAKRFKPSPIGSKQDGTEGGGSISGTAAQDPVQTQTQQHQQFLGDASLALPDFTELKFGTTPLPDGVTHDDVKAFQSLYREHCEAILDVVVNLQFALIEALWQTFWRNPPTDAQQNEVDVEKRLPKAKLISLCQTDPVQDYVKHYDHVLYQGLVEVLIPDVLRPIPSALTQSIRNFAKTLETWLKNSMTGIPQDMIGLKVGAVTAFAQTLRRYTSLNHLAQAARAVLQNTSQINQMLSDLNRVDFANVQEQASWVCQCDDQMVQRLEQDFKSTLQEQNSLEQWAAWLEGVVTEVLEPHENSPNFAKAARQFLLKWSFYSSMVIRDLTLRSAASFGSFHLIRLLYDEFMFYLIEHRVAAATGETPIAVMDKVDLVEPPLANSLPTTNSVNTIIINAPTPVANSAHKMVNNK from the exons ATGGCAACCGAGACGTTCAAGATGCAAGCTATCAGTGCCACAACCCAACAGCAGCAGATTTCAGCACCTACTATTATTACCACTCACCAGGCACAGCACCAGCCTAGCACACAGACCATACAGGCACAGCAGTTTGTACAAGTTGCAG cCCCAGTGACTGAGCCAGTGAAGGATGTCCCCTCAGCCGGTACCACAGTCACCCTACAGACGATTCCCGTCAGCCAGTCCTCCCAGCAAAGCATCTACCAAGGACCAGTGCAGTACGTAGACGGAACCGATCACACCAGTTCCATCTATGCTAACGGTGCTAT TGAAGCTACAACGATGTACACCCAGGCCACCCCGGCCGGAGGGGCCACGTACTACTCATCAGGACAGGCTCTTGCCTCTGGACCACTTGGAAGCATCCAGACCATAGGAGGGTCCAACATGTCTGTGGGTGGTACCACTATCGTTGGAGGGAACATCATCGGAGGGAATCTACTGGGAGGGCCGCAACTCATCACGCAACAGGGGAATACGTATCTTTTACAAGGGCACACGATGGATGGAAACGGGCACCCTCTTACCCACACCACACGGGCATCACCCGCCACAGTAAGACCActg GTCCAGTGGTTGTTGGATAACTACGAGTGTGCAGAGGGTGTAAGTTTACCCCGAAGCACCCTCTTCAATCACTACATGAGGCACTGTCAGGAGCATAAGATCGACCCTGTCAATGCGGCCTCCTTTGGGAAGCTCATCCGCTCTGTGTTTCTTGGTCTGAGAACTAGAAGACTAGGAACAAG GGGGAACTCCAAATACCATTATTATGGGATCCGTATCAAGAGTTCGTCACCTCTCAATCAGTACCAGGAAGAGAGCGGCCACACAGCCATGAGACAGCAACCCATCAACTCTGCTAAGAG attcaagccatcTCCAATAGGCAGCAAACAAGACGGCACAGAGGGAGGGGGGTCGATAAGTGGGACAGCAGCCCAAGACCCAGTGCAGACTCAGACCCAGCAGCACCAGCAGTTCCTTGGGGATGCCTCTTTGGCTCTACCCGACTTCACCGAGCTCAAGTTTGGTACCACCCCTCTGCCAGATGGAGTAACGCATGATGATGTAAAAGCCTTCCAGAGCCTATACAGGGAACACTGTGAG GCAATCCTTGATGTGGTGGTCAACCTTCAGTTTGCGTTGATTGAAGCATTGTGGCAAACCTTCTGGAGAAATCCTCCCACCGATGCACAGCAGAA CGAGGTGGATGTAGAGAAAAGACTTCCAAAAGCCAAGCTGATTTCTTTATGTCAGACTGATCCAGTGCAGGACTATGTCAAACACTACGACCATGTATTATACCAGGGACTAGTCGAGGTACTAATACCGGATGTACTGCGcccaataccaa GTGCCTTGACGCAATCCATCCGTAACTTTGCAAAGACGTTAGAGACGTGGCTCAAGAACAGTATGACGGGCATTCCACAAGATATGATCGGCCTCAAG GTTGGGGCCGTGACAGCCTTTGCTCAAACCCTCCGCCGTTACACCTCACTCAATCACTTAGCCCAGGCAGCCAGAGCCGTTCTGCAGAACACCTCCCAGATCAACCAGATGCTCAGTGATCTCAACCGGGTGGACTTTGCAAATGTACAG GAACAAGCATCCTGGGTGTGCCAATGTGATGACCAGATGGTACAGCGTCTAGAGCAGGATTTCAAATCCACCCTACAGGAACAGAACTCACTGGAGCAGTGGGCCGCATGGCTAGAAGGGGTGGTCACAGAGGTCCTGGAGCCCCACGAGAACTCACCAAACTTTGCCAAGGCAGCTCGGCAGTTCTTACTCAAGTGGTCTTTTTACAG TTCCATGGTGATCCGTGACTTGACGCTGCGTAGTGCCGCAAGCTTTGGGTCGTTCCATTTAATACGTCTGCTCTACGATGAATTCATGTTCTACCTGATTGAGCATAGGGTGGCGGCAGCCACAGGAGAAACCCCTATTGCCGTAATGG ACAAAGTGGACCTGGTGGAACCACCCTTGGCCAACTCATTACCCACAACCAACAGTGTCAATACCATCATTATCAATGCTCCTACCCCTGTAGCTAACTCAGCGCACAAGATGGTCAACAACAAGTGA